From Paenibacillus polymyxa, the proteins below share one genomic window:
- a CDS encoding serine hydrolase domain-containing protein, whose translation MKNRGIGYLSAFLTTLFLWNLLINSAWAADSITPNSVEKAVDDIMSTELEKLHIPGAAVVVTQEDQILFSKGYGYADLERKMVFDPAKTIVRVGSLTKSFSASATMQLVEQNKLDLNEDVNSYLHSYKASQYQNIPLNLHQLMTHTAGLDEAIYDINSSTRAGVLPTEQYLSTYFQKQPPIRKPGIQYEYSNVAFGLIGNIVEQVTGQGLNDYFRTHLFQPMNMPSATLELPLNHPELAQSYQWKHGAYVKQPLSYINLPGAGALNVTPNEFSHYLITHLNQGEYEGKAVLQPQTVKVMHAQQFAADARLDGLGYGFFRGQLKTGVPMLWATGEIDDFISEMVLIPSQKIGIFVTINSADTDTLLHGKVINTIAQMLPAKPQAASQSLARSVTQVKLSPEIEGVYQVDTTPVHGWGKWIRILGSIKYTVHIQDDHTLIVKGKYPDQNEATDKVFQAAGDGLFVEKGGQLKILLYQEKGTWMMIAPDSKTMKQTTLWHRTWTLLVSYAAASLFFVTTLLIWIIRYVIRAIRKTNNHISSNLAYIALLNTIFLGVQVVYGNNQMVYGYSAWYIWGICTLPLISALIAVWVLIVNGTKLITGKKRTRAAGKIVFAILTLLHTAYLFYWNFLPFHYS comes from the coding sequence ATGAAGAATAGAGGTATTGGCTACCTATCCGCATTCTTAACAACGTTGTTTCTTTGGAATCTGCTCATTAATTCAGCATGGGCAGCAGATAGTATAACACCTAATTCAGTGGAAAAAGCAGTGGACGATATCATGAGTACAGAATTGGAAAAATTGCATATTCCGGGCGCTGCCGTCGTTGTGACCCAGGAAGACCAAATTCTTTTTAGTAAAGGGTATGGATATGCAGACCTAGAGCGGAAAATGGTATTCGACCCGGCAAAGACCATTGTTCGTGTTGGCTCGCTAACCAAATCATTTAGTGCAAGTGCCACAATGCAACTGGTCGAGCAAAACAAGCTTGATTTGAATGAAGACGTGAACAGCTATCTCCACAGCTATAAAGCTTCGCAATACCAAAATATCCCTTTAAATCTGCATCAGCTTATGACACATACTGCGGGATTAGATGAAGCGATATACGACATTAACAGCTCAACTCGCGCAGGCGTTTTACCTACAGAACAGTATCTCAGCACGTATTTTCAAAAGCAGCCACCTATCCGCAAACCTGGAATTCAGTATGAATACAGTAATGTCGCCTTCGGTCTGATCGGTAATATCGTGGAGCAAGTAACCGGTCAGGGACTGAATGATTACTTTCGTACACATCTATTCCAGCCGATGAATATGCCCAGCGCGACACTGGAGTTGCCATTAAATCATCCAGAACTGGCGCAATCGTATCAGTGGAAGCATGGAGCTTATGTGAAACAACCCTTATCGTATATCAATCTGCCGGGAGCAGGAGCGTTGAACGTCACACCCAACGAATTTTCCCACTATCTGATCACTCATTTAAACCAAGGAGAGTATGAGGGCAAAGCGGTACTCCAGCCACAAACGGTAAAAGTGATGCATGCACAGCAATTTGCAGCGGATGCCCGTCTGGATGGCTTGGGCTACGGATTTTTCCGTGGTCAACTGAAGACGGGAGTACCCATGTTGTGGGCTACTGGAGAAATTGATGATTTTATTTCCGAAATGGTACTGATTCCATCCCAAAAGATCGGTATTTTTGTGACCATCAATTCAGCTGACACAGACACCCTGCTTCATGGAAAAGTCATCAATACGATAGCTCAAATGCTGCCCGCAAAGCCGCAGGCCGCTTCTCAGTCACTGGCTCGTTCTGTCACGCAAGTGAAGCTTTCGCCAGAGATCGAGGGCGTATATCAGGTGGATACTACTCCTGTTCATGGGTGGGGAAAATGGATTCGGATACTGGGAAGCATTAAATACACCGTTCATATTCAAGATGATCATACGCTAATTGTTAAAGGAAAATACCCGGATCAGAATGAAGCAACAGACAAAGTTTTTCAAGCAGCAGGTGATGGGCTGTTTGTGGAAAAGGGGGGCCAGCTTAAAATTTTGCTGTATCAGGAAAAGGGTACGTGGATGATGATTGCCCCGGATAGTAAGACCATGAAGCAGACGACACTTTGGCACCGTACCTGGACGCTACTCGTCAGCTATGCAGCCGCATCCTTATTTTTCGTCACAACCCTACTGATATGGATCATAAGATATGTGATCAGAGCTATTCGCAAAACGAATAATCACATTTCGTCCAACCTGGCATACATCGCGTTACTAAATACGATTTTTCTCGGGGTACAGGTCGTCTATGGTAACAATCAGATGGTGTATGGCTATTCCGCCTGGTATATCTGGGGAATTTGTACGCTGCCGCTCATTTCAGCACTCATTGCCGTGTGGGTATTGATCGTGAATGGCACCAAGCTGATTACAGGGAAAAAAAGAACCCGGGCTGCCGGGAAAATTGTATTTGCGATACTCACTTTGCTGCATACAGCCTACCTTTTTTATTGGAATTTCCTCCCTTTTCATTATTCCTAA